One genomic region from Nocardioides plantarum encodes:
- the coaA gene encoding type I pantothenate kinase — translation MSHGGGHRLDEAHREASPYIELDRSAWAALAHETTNPLRQDEIQALSGLGDALDLEEVQEVYLPLSRLLSLYVESASRLHREQEQFLHQRTPPRTPFVIGLAGSVAVGKSTTARVLQQMLAHWPEHPNVALITTDGFLYPNAELQRRGLLQRKGFPESYDRRALLRFVVDIKSGKDEVEAPTYSHLVYDVVPDEKVVVKRPDIVIIEGLNVLQPARVRDDGRAGLTLSDFFDFSIYVDAGRDKIRDWYVSRFLRLRETAFREPGSYFAKYAALTHDEAVVEATRIWDTINGPNLVENVLPTRSRATLVLRKDRDHSVRYVRMRKL, via the coding sequence ATGTCCCACGGCGGAGGCCATCGCCTCGACGAGGCGCACCGGGAGGCCTCGCCCTACATCGAGCTCGACCGCTCGGCCTGGGCGGCGCTGGCGCACGAGACCACCAACCCGCTGCGCCAGGACGAGATCCAGGCCCTGAGCGGGCTGGGCGACGCCCTCGACCTCGAGGAGGTCCAGGAGGTCTACCTCCCCCTCTCCCGCCTGCTCAGCCTGTACGTCGAGTCGGCCAGTCGCCTGCACCGCGAGCAGGAGCAGTTCCTGCACCAGCGCACCCCGCCGCGCACGCCGTTCGTGATCGGTCTCGCCGGGTCGGTCGCCGTCGGCAAGTCGACGACCGCGCGCGTGCTCCAGCAGATGCTGGCCCACTGGCCCGAGCACCCCAACGTCGCCCTCATCACCACCGACGGGTTCCTCTACCCCAACGCCGAGCTCCAGCGGCGGGGGCTGCTGCAGCGCAAGGGCTTCCCGGAGTCCTACGACCGTCGCGCGCTGCTCCGCTTCGTCGTCGACATCAAGTCGGGCAAGGACGAGGTCGAGGCGCCGACCTACTCCCACCTCGTCTACGACGTCGTCCCCGACGAGAAGGTCGTGGTCAAGCGCCCCGACATCGTGATCATCGAGGGCCTCAACGTCCTGCAGCCCGCGCGGGTGCGCGACGACGGACGGGCGGGGCTGACGCTGAGCGACTTCTTCGACTTCTCCATCTACGTCGACGCCGGGCGCGACAAGATCCGCGACTGGTACGTCTCCCGCTTCCTGCGACTGCGCGAGACCGCCTTCCGCGAGCCGGGCTCCTACTTCGCGAAGTACGCCGCCCTCACCCACGACGAGGCCGTCGTCGAGGCGACCCGCATCTGGGACACCATCAACGGCCCCAACCTCGTCGAGAACGTGCTGCCGACCCGCTCGCGCGCGACGCTGGTGCTCCGCAAGGACCGCGACCACTCGGTGCGCTACGTGCGGATGCGCAAGCTCTGA
- a CDS encoding FKBP-type peptidyl-prolyl cis-trans isomerase, translated as MTRSRTLTRARRWPLLASAALLAVTLVGCGSEDDDESGTDPAPTTPTTSASSTAGSESGEQGAELPAWSPKILTEGDAVTGLDFTDTPKPGAELQVATVTKGDGPKVEAGQSITVHYYGSLYQSEKPFDESYSGGQPATFAIGVGQVIPGWDQAIPGIPVGSRIIMSIPPDLGYGAAGSPPVIPANAPLFFVVDILSVDDGT; from the coding sequence ATGACCCGATCCCGGACCCTGACCCGCGCCCGGCGCTGGCCGCTGCTCGCGTCCGCAGCGCTCCTCGCCGTCACCCTGGTGGGCTGCGGCAGCGAGGACGACGACGAGTCGGGCACCGACCCGGCGCCGACCACGCCGACCACGTCGGCCTCGTCGACGGCCGGCTCCGAGTCGGGTGAGCAGGGGGCCGAGCTGCCTGCGTGGTCCCCGAAGATCCTGACCGAGGGCGACGCCGTCACCGGGCTCGACTTCACCGACACCCCGAAGCCGGGCGCCGAGCTGCAGGTCGCGACCGTGACCAAGGGCGACGGGCCGAAGGTCGAGGCCGGGCAGTCGATCACCGTCCACTACTACGGCTCGCTCTACCAGAGCGAGAAGCCCTTCGACGAGAGCTACAGCGGCGGCCAGCCGGCGACCTTCGCCATCGGCGTCGGCCAGGTCATCCCCGGTTGGGACCAGGCCATCCCCGGCATCCCCGTCGGCAGCCGGATCATCATGTCGATCCCGCCCGACCTCGGCTACGGCGCCGCCGGCAGCCCGCCGGTCATCCCGGCCAACGCGCCGCTCTTCTTCGTGGTCGACATCCTCTCGGTCGACGACGGCACCTGA